AATCACTTACAAAACTTCCAAAAGTTGTGGAGGACTAACCTCCTATTTTTTTATTTTTGTGGTAAAATGAAAATTCTTGGTTTTTTGGTAAATCCTATTTCAGGCATGGGGGGTTCAGTAGGATTAAAGGGAACTGACGGCCTTTATGAAAAAGCTCTAGAACTTGGTGCTGAAAAAGTGTCAAGAAAAAGAGCAGAAGTATTCTTTGATTCACTTGGCCCCATAAAAGATGCAAAATTTCTAGTCCCATCAGGCGAGATGGGCGAAGAACATATAAAAAATAAAGGGCATGAGTATGAAGTAGTATATAATCCCAAGGAATTAACGAGTAGGGAAGATACTCTAAAAACAATAAATGAATTCAAAAAAAGACAAGTTGAACTAATCATATTCTGTGGTGGAGATGGAACTGCAAGGGATATATGCGAGGCCATTGGCACAGAAATTCCTGTGGTCGGGATGCCTACAGGGGTAAAGATGTTCTCTTCTGTTTTTGCAATTAATCCAAAGGCTGCGTCTGATCTTCTCAAGGCTTTTTTAGAAGGTAAATCTAATTACAAGGATTCCGATGTATTAGATATTGATGAAGAAAGCTATAGGGCAGATAAATTCAAGATGAAGCTATATGGTTATCTAAAAACGCCTTATGTACCAAACCTTATTCAAGATTCAAAGGCGCTGTTTGAAGGTCATGATGAAGAGATGGCAAAGGAAGGCATAG
The DNA window shown above is from Methanofastidiosum sp. and carries:
- a CDS encoding NAD(+)/NADH kinase gives rise to the protein MKILGFLVNPISGMGGSVGLKGTDGLYEKALELGAEKVSRKRAEVFFDSLGPIKDAKFLVPSGEMGEEHIKNKGHEYEVVYNPKELTSREDTLKTINEFKKRQVELIIFCGGDGTARDICEAIGTEIPVVGMPTGVKMFSSVFAINPKAASDLLKAFLEGKSNYKDSDVLDIDEESYRADKFKMKLYGYLKTPYVPNLIQDSKALFEGHDEEMAKEGI